Proteins from one Dysgonomonas sp. HDW5A genomic window:
- a CDS encoding LacI family DNA-binding transcriptional regulator yields MKKGRITIKDIAKNLNISASTVSRALNNNPDISPETRKLVQDYANEHKYKPNSLALSLRNNHSNIIGVIVPELANHFFSSVLSGMETIAEDHDYHVIVCQSSEEYTKEIRNVQTLIEARVCGMLISQSKTTIKYDHFKELIDNNIPVVFFDRICTGIDSGKVVVDDYSGTLHAVDYMIQTGCEHIAFFGAPPHLEISKNRKNGYLDALRKHHFAIDEDLIRIADNKQLGYERAMELLQTEKRPDAFMAMNDYTASGILLAAKTLKLRVPEDVSICGFSNSNISQDTDPMLTTVDQHPQKVGEEAMNLILEKVKNPESNEKKNKIVKTSLVIRETTRPLPDHLKQA; encoded by the coding sequence ATGAAAAAAGGACGTATAACGATAAAAGACATTGCCAAGAATCTGAATATTTCCGCATCGACTGTTTCCAGAGCTCTTAACAACAATCCTGATATCAGCCCGGAAACCAGAAAACTGGTACAAGACTATGCAAATGAACACAAGTACAAACCGAATTCTCTTGCTTTAAGCCTTCGTAATAATCATTCAAATATTATAGGGGTAATCGTTCCTGAGCTTGCCAATCATTTCTTCTCATCCGTATTATCGGGAATGGAGACTATCGCAGAGGATCATGATTATCATGTAATTGTGTGTCAATCGTCAGAAGAATATACAAAAGAAATACGCAATGTGCAGACATTGATAGAGGCACGTGTATGCGGGATGCTTATTTCCCAATCGAAGACAACTATCAAATACGACCACTTTAAAGAGTTAATAGATAACAATATACCTGTAGTTTTTTTCGACCGCATTTGCACCGGCATCGATTCCGGCAAAGTAGTGGTTGACGATTATTCGGGAACTCTTCATGCTGTAGATTATATGATTCAAACCGGATGCGAACATATTGCATTCTTTGGTGCACCTCCTCATCTTGAGATATCTAAAAACAGAAAAAACGGCTATCTGGATGCTTTAAGAAAGCATCATTTCGCTATTGATGAAGATCTTATCCGGATAGCAGATAACAAGCAACTTGGATATGAAAGAGCTATGGAACTTCTTCAGACTGAAAAACGCCCGGATGCTTTCATGGCAATGAACGATTATACAGCTTCAGGTATTTTACTTGCAGCTAAAACACTAAAATTAAGAGTACCCGAAGATGTTTCGATCTGCGGATTCTCTAATTCCAATATTTCTCAGGATACTGATCCTATGCTTACAACAGTAGACCAACATCCCCAAAAAGTAGGTGAAGAGGCTATGAATCTGATTTTGGAGAAAGTCAAAAACCCGGAAAGTAACGAGAAAAAAAACAAAATAGTAAAAACCAGCTTGGTAATAAGAGAAACCACACGGCCTCTACCCGATCATTTAAAGCAAGCTTAA
- a CDS encoding glycoside hydrolase family 97 protein, with product MFKKSLLLIGLCFLCGIIQAQELKSPDGNLVLNFQLTDQGVPTYNLTYKNKDVIKDSKLGFAIASGTGQLDKDFKVVDVKYTSEDSTWKPVWGEQSEIRTNYNEMLVNLTQDNRSIDIRFRLFDDGLGFRYEFPKQKDLFTFVIKEELTEFNMAGDNKTFWIPGDYDTNEYAYTTTKITGISGAMKEATHHVLDQSPIKTLAVQTPLMMKSDNGLYINIHEAALVDYPAMQLNVDDKKLGFSAHLVPDVYGNKGDMNTPAQTPWRTIVVSDDARNILASKMIVNLNEPCTYEDVSWIKPTKYIGVWWQMFTGRGSWAYSDDNNIKLGVTDFSKLTPNGRHAANTANVKKYIDFAAANGFDQVLVEGWNIGWEDWINPVREYLFDFVTPYPDFDVKELQRYAASKGVKVMMHHETGGSVANYERHQKDAFQFMADNGYNAVKTGYVSRIRPKGEHHDGQSMVNHYINTAKLAAKYKIMVNSHEAVRPTGLYRTYPNWLAQESARGTEFESMGGLPPEHTTILPFTRMMGGPMDYTPGIFQTDFTYYSPDNHNRVRTTLVKQLALYLTMYSPLQMAADLPENYERFPDAFQFIKDVAVDWDNTYILEAEPGDYVTIARKAKGKNEWFIGGVTDENAREALIDFSFLPEGVKYTATVYADGKDADWEKNPQSYTIKSIPVTSKTKLKQRLAPGGGLAISIK from the coding sequence ATGTTTAAAAAATCCCTTTTACTTATTGGCTTGTGTTTCCTCTGTGGAATTATACAAGCTCAGGAGCTAAAGTCGCCGGATGGAAATTTGGTCCTGAATTTTCAGTTGACCGATCAGGGCGTTCCTACCTATAATCTTACTTACAAAAATAAAGATGTCATTAAAGACAGTAAGTTAGGATTCGCTATTGCTTCAGGTACAGGACAACTCGATAAAGACTTTAAAGTTGTAGATGTAAAGTATACCTCAGAAGATTCTACTTGGAAACCTGTTTGGGGCGAACAAAGTGAAATTCGAACCAATTATAACGAAATGTTAGTAAATCTGACTCAGGATAATAGATCTATAGATATCAGATTCAGATTGTTTGATGATGGTTTAGGATTCAGATATGAATTCCCGAAACAAAAGGACTTATTTACTTTTGTCATAAAAGAAGAGCTTACAGAGTTCAACATGGCTGGAGATAATAAAACTTTTTGGATTCCAGGAGACTATGATACCAATGAATATGCCTATACTACAACTAAAATTACAGGTATATCAGGAGCTATGAAAGAGGCTACCCACCATGTATTGGATCAATCTCCGATCAAAACATTGGCAGTACAAACCCCGTTGATGATGAAGTCCGATAATGGGTTGTATATCAATATACACGAGGCGGCATTAGTTGATTATCCTGCTATGCAATTGAATGTAGACGATAAAAAACTGGGATTCAGTGCACACCTTGTACCAGATGTATATGGAAATAAAGGAGATATGAATACTCCCGCTCAAACACCTTGGCGTACCATCGTTGTAAGTGACGATGCACGTAATATACTTGCTTCGAAAATGATTGTAAATCTGAACGAACCATGTACTTACGAAGATGTTTCGTGGATTAAGCCTACAAAATACATCGGTGTATGGTGGCAAATGTTTACAGGCAGAGGCTCATGGGCTTATTCGGACGATAACAACATTAAATTGGGTGTGACCGACTTTTCCAAATTGACTCCTAACGGAAGACATGCAGCTAATACTGCGAATGTGAAAAAATATATTGACTTTGCTGCAGCAAACGGATTCGATCAGGTATTGGTTGAAGGATGGAATATTGGTTGGGAAGACTGGATTAATCCTGTAAGAGAATACCTATTTGATTTTGTAACGCCATATCCTGATTTCGACGTAAAAGAATTGCAACGTTATGCCGCTTCGAAAGGTGTAAAAGTAATGATGCACCATGAAACAGGAGGTTCTGTAGCCAATTACGAGCGTCACCAGAAAGACGCATTCCAATTTATGGCAGACAATGGTTACAATGCTGTAAAAACGGGTTATGTGAGCAGAATCAGACCAAAAGGAGAGCATCACGACGGACAGTCGATGGTAAACCACTATATCAATACTGCAAAACTTGCAGCTAAATATAAGATAATGGTAAACTCGCACGAAGCAGTACGTCCAACAGGATTGTATCGTACCTATCCTAACTGGTTGGCTCAAGAGTCGGCACGCGGAACAGAGTTTGAATCTATGGGCGGATTGCCACCTGAGCATACAACTATTCTACCATTTACACGTATGATGGGTGGTCCTATGGATTATACTCCCGGTATATTCCAAACCGATTTTACATATTACAGCCCGGATAATCATAACAGAGTACGTACAACATTGGTTAAACAGTTGGCTCTTTATCTAACGATGTACAGTCCTCTGCAAATGGCAGCCGATCTGCCCGAAAACTACGAACGTTTTCCCGATGCATTTCAATTCATCAAAGATGTAGCTGTAGATTGGGACAATACCTATATATTGGAAGCCGAGCCGGGTGACTATGTAACTATCGCCCGTAAAGCTAAAGGCAAAAATGAATGGTTTATCGGTGGGGTGACCGACGAAAATGCACGTGAAGCATTAATCGACTTCAGTTTCTTACCCGAAGGTGTTAAATATACAGCAACAGTGTATGCTGATGGTAAAGATGCAGATTGGGAAAAGAACCCACAAAGTTATACAATCAAAAGTATTCCGGTAACCAGCAAAACCAAATTAAAACAAAGGTTAGCTCCCGGAGGAGGACTTGCAATCAGTATAAAATAA
- a CDS encoding MFS transporter: MLNKPTLAYRQIWNINFGFLGTQICFTLVMTNTSRILSALGADTNELAFLWLAAPLAGLFMQPLIGYFSDRTWTKLGRRIPYILIGLVVSAIMMFLMPNSYIVSRIMPPVLAGVCILFLMQSAFNVSMQPYRSLVGDMVNSEQSNLGYSVQTIVSNLGAIVGSCLPFLLAYIGFSNQASEGGIAPSVSWAFYIGIGFLIVTTLWTCFTVKEYPPQQFAEYNKSETAHKSITDTASTDNKKTIITILQLSIVQLFSWFAFYYIWVYATDGIASTIWNTSDPLSKEYNDAGNWFGILTGVYSIIAAIFSIFLAKVTDKFGRKNFYAFSLVLGGIGMLSMFFIHDQYLILLPMLFIGIAWAMILTMPFSILANVVPPNKMGLYMGLLNITIVIPQIAGGLFGNFLFTNVAEGKPFAMFLVSGVSLLIGAVSVVFINDPVKK; this comes from the coding sequence ATGCTGAATAAACCCACTCTCGCCTATCGACAAATCTGGAATATAAACTTCGGTTTTTTGGGTACACAGATTTGTTTTACTCTTGTTATGACTAATACCAGCCGAATACTATCGGCATTGGGTGCAGATACTAACGAATTGGCTTTTCTTTGGCTTGCTGCTCCTTTAGCCGGACTTTTTATGCAGCCTTTGATTGGCTATTTCAGTGACAGAACATGGACGAAGCTGGGGCGAAGAATACCGTATATACTTATTGGACTTGTAGTTTCGGCAATTATGATGTTCCTGATGCCCAATTCGTACATCGTATCGCGTATTATGCCTCCCGTACTGGCAGGAGTATGTATATTGTTTCTTATGCAAAGTGCCTTCAATGTTAGTATGCAGCCTTATCGCTCGCTCGTTGGAGATATGGTAAATAGTGAGCAGAGTAATCTTGGATATTCGGTACAAACGATAGTTTCCAATCTGGGAGCTATTGTAGGTTCGTGCCTACCCTTTTTACTTGCTTATATCGGTTTCAGCAATCAGGCTTCGGAAGGAGGAATAGCTCCATCCGTATCATGGGCGTTTTATATCGGCATCGGATTTCTGATAGTCACAACTTTATGGACTTGCTTCACGGTTAAAGAATATCCCCCCCAACAGTTTGCAGAATACAACAAAAGCGAAACTGCTCATAAAAGCATAACTGATACTGCTTCTACGGACAATAAAAAAACTATAATCACGATACTTCAATTATCTATTGTACAACTATTTTCGTGGTTTGCATTTTATTATATTTGGGTATATGCTACAGATGGTATCGCCAGCACAATATGGAATACGAGTGATCCTCTGAGTAAAGAATACAATGATGCGGGTAATTGGTTTGGAATATTAACGGGAGTATATAGTATTATTGCTGCTATATTTTCGATTTTCTTAGCTAAGGTTACTGATAAATTCGGAAGAAAAAACTTCTATGCATTTTCTCTTGTATTAGGAGGGATTGGTATGCTGTCGATGTTTTTTATTCACGATCAATACCTCATCTTATTGCCTATGCTTTTCATTGGTATTGCTTGGGCTATGATACTCACCATGCCTTTTTCGATACTTGCTAATGTAGTGCCTCCCAACAAAATGGGGTTGTACATGGGTCTTCTTAATATCACGATAGTAATTCCTCAGATAGCAGGTGGTTTATTCGGAAATTTCCTCTTTACAAATGTTGCAGAAGGTAAGCCTTTCGCCATGTTCCTTGTATCGGGTGTTTCGCTTCTTATCGGTGCTGTTTCTGTTGTGTTTATAAATGATCCGGTAAAGAAGTAG
- a CDS encoding glycoside hydrolase family 97 protein, which produces MRKLIILMCLCIVSHWAVAQELKSPNGDLTLKFWLQSNGEPTYSLTYKGKDVIKPSKLGLELKAQKTLNNFDDFSVKETNGEGNLYSGFSVVNTETATVDETWKPVWGEVKEIRDNYNELAVTLNQKATDRTIVIRFRLFNDGLGFRYEFPEQKNLTYFVIKEEKTQFAMAGDHTAYWIPGDYDTQEYDYTTSKLSEIRGLMEKSVTANVSQTSFSNTGVQTALMMKTADGLYINLHEAALIDYSCMHLNLDDKNMIFESWLTPDAKGDKGYIQAPSQSPWRTVIVSDDARDILASHITLNLNEPSKIEDTSWIKPVKYVGVWWEMITGKSTWAYTDELPTVQLGITDYSKVKPNGKHGATTENVKKYIDFAAKHGFDGVLVEGWNEGWEDWFGNSKDYVFDFVTPYPDFDVVAIREYAKSKGVKMIMHHETSASVRNYERHMDEAYKFMKDNGYDAVKSGYVGNILPRGENHYSQWLVNHYQYAIEKAADYKIMVNAHEAVRPTGVGRTWPNLIGNESARGTEYQAFGGSKPNHTTVLPFTRLIGGPMDYTPGIFEMDIEKINPDNKSHVNTTIANQLALYVTMYSPLQMAADFPETYEKYMDAFQFIKDVAVDWDDSKYLEAEPGDHVTVARKAKGTNNWFIGSVCGENGYTSNITFDFLDAGKEYVATIYADAKDANYKTNPQAYEIRKVVVNNKSKLSQRLAPGGGLAISVIEADKAATKGLKKL; this is translated from the coding sequence ATGAGAAAATTAATCATTTTGATGTGTTTGTGTATTGTCAGTCATTGGGCTGTAGCACAAGAGTTGAAATCTCCAAATGGCGATTTAACGTTAAAGTTTTGGCTTCAAAGTAATGGAGAGCCTACTTATAGCTTGACTTATAAGGGTAAAGATGTAATTAAGCCTAGTAAGCTCGGACTTGAACTTAAAGCTCAAAAAACGCTTAATAATTTTGACGATTTTTCAGTTAAAGAAACAAATGGAGAAGGAAACCTGTACAGTGGTTTTTCAGTAGTTAATACTGAAACTGCAACAGTTGATGAAACATGGAAACCTGTTTGGGGAGAAGTGAAAGAAATTCGAGATAATTACAATGAACTAGCTGTAACGCTAAATCAAAAAGCAACAGATAGAACTATAGTGATCCGTTTCCGTTTGTTTAATGATGGATTAGGTTTCAGATATGAATTTCCGGAGCAAAAGAATCTTACTTACTTTGTTATCAAAGAAGAAAAGACTCAGTTTGCAATGGCAGGAGATCACACTGCCTATTGGATTCCCGGTGACTATGATACTCAGGAGTACGATTATACAACCTCTAAACTCTCTGAAATCAGAGGCTTAATGGAAAAATCGGTAACAGCTAACGTTTCTCAAACCTCATTCTCAAATACAGGTGTACAAACAGCTTTGATGATGAAAACTGCTGACGGGTTGTATATCAATCTTCACGAAGCAGCCTTGATCGATTATTCTTGTATGCACTTAAATCTGGACGACAAAAACATGATTTTCGAATCGTGGTTAACTCCCGATGCAAAAGGAGATAAAGGCTATATACAAGCACCCAGCCAATCGCCTTGGCGTACAGTTATTGTAAGTGACGATGCTCGTGATATCTTAGCTTCACATATTACATTAAACTTAAATGAACCAAGTAAAATCGAAGATACTTCATGGATCAAACCTGTGAAATATGTAGGTGTTTGGTGGGAAATGATTACAGGTAAAAGCACATGGGCATATACCGACGAATTACCAACAGTACAATTGGGGATAACCGATTATTCGAAAGTAAAACCTAATGGCAAGCACGGTGCTACTACCGAAAACGTGAAGAAATACATCGATTTTGCTGCTAAGCACGGTTTTGACGGAGTTTTAGTAGAAGGATGGAACGAAGGATGGGAAGACTGGTTTGGTAACTCTAAAGACTATGTATTTGATTTTGTAACTCCGTATCCGGATTTCGATGTAGTAGCTATCCGTGAATATGCAAAAAGCAAAGGTGTAAAAATGATTATGCACCACGAAACATCAGCCTCTGTTCGTAACTATGAGCGTCATATGGATGAAGCCTATAAATTTATGAAAGATAATGGCTATGATGCTGTAAAAAGCGGATATGTAGGAAATATTCTGCCTCGTGGCGAAAATCACTATAGCCAATGGCTTGTAAACCATTATCAGTATGCAATAGAAAAAGCAGCAGACTATAAGATTATGGTAAATGCTCACGAAGCAGTACGCCCTACAGGAGTGGGTCGTACATGGCCTAACCTTATCGGAAATGAGTCGGCTCGTGGAACAGAATATCAAGCATTTGGTGGCAGTAAGCCAAATCATACAACAGTACTTCCATTTACACGTCTGATTGGTGGTCCGATGGATTATACTCCCGGTATTTTCGAAATGGATATAGAGAAAATAAATCCCGATAACAAATCACATGTAAATACAACAATTGCTAATCAATTGGCACTGTATGTTACTATGTATAGTCCATTACAAATGGCAGCTGATTTCCCAGAAACATATGAGAAATATATGGATGCTTTCCAGTTTATCAAAGATGTAGCCGTAGATTGGGATGACAGCAAATACCTTGAAGCAGAACCCGGAGATCATGTAACTGTAGCTCGTAAGGCAAAAGGAACAAATAACTGGTTTATTGGTAGCGTATGTGGTGAAAACGGTTATACATCTAATATCACATTCGATTTCTTAGATGCAGGTAAAGAATATGTAGCTACTATCTATGCCGATGCAAAAGATGCTAACTACAAAACAAACCCACAGGCTTACGAAATTCGTAAAGTAGTGGTGAATAACAAATCTAAATTATCTCAACGTTTAGCACCCGGAGGAGGTCTTGCTATCAGCGTAATCGAAGCTGATAAAGCAGCCACTAAAGGATTGAAAAAGCTATAA
- a CDS encoding glycoside hydrolase family 5 protein produces the protein MKNLCKLLPYLIFISLSLTNISCNDDPIINEEEAPAKTIDIDEIKFTKGVNFSGWFLADSIDGILKTLYKKPDFEQAKSLGVDIIRLPIRFYKMTGDAPEYKIKNDFWEKLDYALNLAEEVGVNIIIDNHSYFGYNTFPKAYGEAQMTKVWEQVAKHCKDRRLNVYYELMNEPDGQYLKENWPEMQGRMIKAIRAIDSKHYIIVSATSTPALKDLPDYNDDKLIYTFHMYDPFLFTHQGAAKTSILNARNIPFPYDSKSMPECPESITDPSLYTNYSKTSTEEYIKNNLNNWLAFAKDKNIKLFCGEFGVLMTYANNDQRCSWYKMVREYLEENNIAWTMWDYHNSFGLFTKGSDERFETDLNFGLIKALGFTAPRSYSEDFIPDIPFYSDDFYWGMHGVSSENKTNINFHDTTYPYKGKNSIGWTIEKKWSSMAVEIWPVIDLSKHLNAGYHLQFDMKTNVGIDNLHIRLIQYQTNSIPWRTTYILTKKDNIRTDNEWFEITIPLSSFKEIGTMDGNTWHTPAGLFNWTQINKLEFSTEGNEYASGAKIAIENIVITGI, from the coding sequence ATGAAAAACTTATGCAAACTACTACCCTATTTGATATTCATTTCATTGTCACTGACTAATATATCATGCAATGACGACCCTATAATAAACGAAGAGGAGGCTCCGGCAAAAACAATTGATATTGATGAAATTAAATTTACCAAAGGAGTAAATTTCTCCGGTTGGTTTTTAGCTGATTCCATAGATGGAATATTGAAAACATTATACAAAAAGCCCGATTTCGAACAGGCAAAAAGCTTAGGTGTAGATATTATAAGACTACCTATTCGATTTTATAAAATGACGGGAGATGCCCCCGAATATAAAATCAAAAATGATTTTTGGGAAAAGCTTGATTATGCACTGAATTTAGCTGAAGAAGTAGGAGTCAATATTATCATTGATAATCATTCTTATTTTGGCTATAATACGTTTCCAAAAGCATATGGAGAGGCTCAAATGACAAAGGTATGGGAGCAAGTTGCCAAACATTGTAAAGATCGACGGTTGAATGTTTATTATGAACTGATGAATGAACCCGATGGACAATATCTAAAAGAAAACTGGCCAGAGATGCAAGGTCGGATGATTAAGGCAATACGTGCCATCGATTCAAAACATTATATTATAGTATCGGCAACCAGCACGCCGGCATTGAAAGACCTCCCCGATTATAACGATGATAAGCTCATTTATACATTTCATATGTATGATCCATTTTTATTTACCCACCAAGGTGCTGCCAAGACGTCTATTTTGAATGCAAGAAATATTCCGTTTCCATACGATAGTAAAAGTATGCCCGAATGTCCCGAATCGATAACCGACCCAAGCTTATACACCAACTACAGTAAAACAAGTACAGAAGAATATATAAAGAATAATCTGAACAATTGGTTAGCTTTTGCCAAGGACAAGAATATAAAACTGTTTTGTGGCGAGTTTGGTGTCTTAATGACTTACGCAAACAACGACCAGAGATGCTCCTGGTATAAAATGGTTCGGGAATATCTCGAAGAAAATAACATTGCTTGGACAATGTGGGACTATCACAACTCCTTTGGCTTATTTACAAAAGGTAGTGATGAAAGGTTTGAAACCGACCTTAACTTCGGCTTAATTAAAGCTTTGGGTTTTACAGCTCCTCGTTCTTATAGCGAAGATTTCATTCCTGACATTCCTTTTTACTCGGATGATTTCTATTGGGGAATGCACGGTGTTAGTTCTGAGAATAAAACAAATATAAACTTCCATGACACCACTTATCCATACAAAGGGAAAAATTCTATCGGATGGACAATTGAAAAGAAATGGTCATCAATGGCGGTTGAAATATGGCCGGTGATTGATTTATCTAAGCATCTTAATGCAGGTTATCATCTTCAATTTGATATGAAAACCAATGTAGGTATTGACAACTTGCATATCCGACTTATTCAATATCAAACCAATTCCATACCTTGGCGAACTACATATATTTTGACTAAAAAAGATAATATCCGAACAGATAATGAATGGTTTGAAATAACAATACCACTCTCCTCATTCAAGGAAATAGGAACCATGGATGGTAATACCTGGCATACTCCAGCGGGGTTGTTTAATTGGACACAAATAAACAAACTCGAATTTTCTACCGAAGGCAATGAATATGCTAGTGGAGCAAAAATCGCAATAGAAAATATTGTCATTACCGGTATTTAG
- a CDS encoding alpha-amylase family glycosyl hydrolase — MKKDQVSLPLPSNVRAGVNYINDNTVTVVLYAPKKSNVYLVGDFNDWKINNTYMFNKAGDFWWLTVSNLEKGKEYGFQYLIDGTLKVADPYTDKVLDPWNDSYIPAAVYPNLKPYPKGKTEGIVSVLQTGQTPYAWKTKNFTPAEKEKLVIYELLIRDFTTEHSFESTMQKLDYLQSLGINAIELLPVNEFEGNSSWGYNPSFYFAVDKYYGTKDAFKAFVDECHNRGIAVIIDMVLNHSYGQSPFVKMYWDNANNRPSADNPWYNVESPNSSYSWGYDFNHESDQTKALVDSINSYWMKEYQVDGFRFDFTKGFTNKAGDGWAYDQSRIDILKRMSSEIYKRNPKAIVIMEHLADNSEEKVLSDSDIMLWGNINNNYCEAVMGYTESNKSDLSWAIYSKRGWTKPNLVAYMESHDEERAVFKAKAYGNASGTYNIKNEATALKRAELAAAFYLTLPGPKMIWQFGELGYDYSINTCSDGTTISNDCRVAEKPIRWDYYDNKERKDLYSVYSKLINLKTENKVFESTDINYSLEGKQKYIVWKGTDINAFVVGNFDVVSATASVTLPRSGEWYDALTGAAVTIPSTSYSVTLAPGEYKFYVDKGSVASIEDMYADNQTVTILDDRIEYTDGIAKSITIYDLSGVALLNKSNTQSIETTSLSKGIYIVKLKLDGKAVSQKFIKK; from the coding sequence GTGAAGAAAGACCAAGTAAGCCTGCCTTTACCTTCGAATGTAAGAGCAGGGGTTAATTATATAAACGATAATACAGTTACTGTTGTGCTATATGCACCTAAAAAGAGTAACGTATATCTGGTTGGAGACTTTAATGACTGGAAAATCAATAATACCTACATGTTCAATAAAGCAGGCGACTTTTGGTGGTTAACTGTTTCAAACTTAGAAAAAGGAAAAGAATACGGTTTTCAATATTTAATAGACGGAACGTTGAAAGTGGCAGATCCTTATACCGATAAAGTACTCGATCCTTGGAATGATTCTTATATTCCTGCCGCAGTATATCCTAACTTGAAACCTTATCCAAAAGGTAAGACCGAGGGTATCGTTTCAGTTCTTCAAACAGGGCAAACACCATATGCTTGGAAAACAAAGAATTTTACCCCTGCCGAAAAGGAAAAGTTAGTTATCTATGAACTATTGATTCGTGATTTCACTACAGAGCATAGTTTCGAGTCTACTATGCAAAAACTGGACTACCTTCAATCTTTGGGTATAAATGCAATAGAACTGTTACCGGTTAATGAATTTGAAGGAAATAGCAGTTGGGGGTATAACCCTTCATTCTATTTTGCAGTAGATAAATACTATGGAACCAAAGATGCTTTCAAAGCTTTTGTTGACGAATGTCACAATAGAGGAATAGCCGTTATAATCGATATGGTACTGAATCATTCTTACGGACAATCTCCGTTCGTGAAAATGTACTGGGATAATGCTAACAATCGTCCTTCAGCAGATAATCCGTGGTATAATGTAGAGTCTCCAAACAGTTCTTACAGTTGGGGATATGACTTTAACCACGAATCGGATCAAACCAAAGCCTTAGTTGATAGCATCAATAGCTATTGGATGAAAGAATATCAGGTAGACGGTTTCCGCTTCGACTTTACAAAAGGTTTTACCAATAAAGCAGGAGATGGTTGGGCATATGATCAATCACGCATTGATATTCTGAAACGAATGAGTAGCGAAATTTATAAACGCAACCCAAAGGCGATCGTCATAATGGAACATCTGGCTGATAATTCAGAAGAAAAAGTGCTTTCTGATTCCGATATTATGCTTTGGGGAAATATCAATAATAACTATTGTGAAGCAGTAATGGGATATACCGAGAGTAATAAATCGGATTTATCGTGGGCTATATATTCAAAACGAGGCTGGACAAAACCAAATCTGGTAGCTTACATGGAGAGCCATGACGAAGAACGAGCTGTATTTAAAGCCAAAGCATATGGAAATGCTTCGGGAACATACAATATTAAAAATGAGGCAACAGCATTGAAGCGAGCCGAACTTGCTGCAGCATTCTATCTGACTTTACCCGGACCTAAAATGATATGGCAATTTGGAGAATTAGGCTACGACTACTCGATAAACACCTGTAGCGATGGTACTACTATTTCGAACGATTGCCGTGTTGCCGAAAAACCAATCAGGTGGGACTATTATGACAATAAAGAGCGTAAAGACCTTTACTCTGTTTATTCGAAACTGATCAATCTGAAAACCGAAAATAAAGTATTCGAGTCAACAGATATAAACTATTCATTAGAAGGAAAACAAAAATATATCGTTTGGAAAGGCACGGATATCAATGCTTTTGTTGTGGGTAATTTTGATGTGGTAAGTGCGACTGCTTCCGTAACCTTACCTCGCAGTGGCGAATGGTATGATGCTTTGACAGGTGCCGCTGTAACTATCCCTTCAACAAGTTATTCGGTGACATTAGCTCCGGGAGAATATAAATTTTACGTAGATAAAGGGAGTGTTGCCTCTATCGAAGATATGTATGCAGATAATCAAACTGTAACAATTCTTGACGATCGTATTGAGTATACCGATGGCATAGCAAAATCGATAACTATTTATGATTTATCGGGAGTTGCTCTTTTGAACAAATCAAATACCCAGTCTATCGAAACAACATCGTTATCGAAAGGTATCTATATCGTAAAACTGAAATTAGACGGGAAAGCCGTTTCTCAAAAGTTTATAAAAAAATAA